From a single Microbacterium terrisoli genomic region:
- a CDS encoding cell division protein CrgA, whose translation MARSGKDDELVEHGEGSAAPNAAWFKPIMVGLMLLGLIWVLVFYLSGMQWPIPGIGPWNLAIGFGIAFVGFLMTTRWR comes from the coding sequence ATGGCACGATCTGGCAAGGACGACGAGCTCGTCGAGCACGGCGAAGGCAGTGCCGCGCCCAACGCCGCATGGTTCAAACCGATCATGGTCGGACTCATGCTGCTCGGTCTGATCTGGGTGCTGGTCTTCTACCTCAGCGGAATGCAGTGGCCCATCCCCGGCATCGGCCCGTGGAACCTCGCGATCGGCTTCGGCATCGCGTTCGTCGGCTTCTTGATGACCACGCGCTGGCGCTGA
- a CDS encoding aminoacyl-tRNA deacylase — protein sequence MRAAASARNLAIELRERPVANSLAEAAAVQGLTPADIVKTLVVKRHDDSYLFALIPGDRAISWPKLRAVVGVNRLRLPEPELALAATGYERGTITPLGSTHDWPVFADAQIVGKRVSMGAGAHGYSLFVEADDLIAAYDATVADISQPLP from the coding sequence GTGCGGGCCGCGGCATCCGCCCGCAACCTCGCCATCGAGCTGCGTGAGCGTCCGGTCGCGAACAGCCTCGCCGAGGCGGCGGCGGTGCAGGGGCTGACGCCGGCTGACATCGTGAAGACCCTGGTGGTCAAGCGTCACGACGATTCGTACCTGTTCGCGCTCATTCCGGGTGACCGGGCGATCTCGTGGCCCAAGCTGCGAGCGGTGGTCGGCGTCAACAGGCTACGGCTTCCCGAGCCCGAGCTGGCGCTGGCAGCGACCGGATACGAACGCGGCACGATCACCCCGCTCGGGTCCACCCACGACTGGCCCGTCTTCGCCGACGCGCAGATCGTCGGCAAGCGCGTCTCGATGGGTGCCGGCGCACACGGCTACAGCCTGTTCGTCGAAGCCGACGACCTCATCGCCGCCTACGACGCAACCGTCGCCGACATCTCGCAGCCCCTGCCCTGA
- a CDS encoding ATP-binding protein: MAAEQGQNPFRPTAGAEPPQLIGRAGLLDEFIYGLRIRSGAPGLLTIFTGARGIGKTVMLGEAEDAARTRGWAVVSETATRGFLGRIGESMRTIAEELGDGPAGRRVTGLSAAGFSSTTALPPQQQAGWRQVGEQLLRLLDAQATGLVITLDEIHGADRDELAQLAASVQHFIRGGLPIALVFAGLPAAVSDLLNEGVATFLRRADRIDLHSAAVDEVEASYAETFAALRHRLDPALVRTAAVSTGGYPFLIQLVGYHLWQLAEATEGPLTAEDVDLALTTAHRRNTRVVIDAALSTVSPKDLDFLRAMSVDDTASTTADIGRRLGDQKNTVGNYRARLIDAGLIQPAGRGRIDFALPGLREHLRQT, translated from the coding sequence ATGGCAGCTGAGCAGGGGCAAAATCCCTTTCGCCCCACGGCCGGCGCCGAGCCGCCGCAGCTGATCGGCCGCGCGGGGCTCCTGGACGAGTTCATCTATGGACTGCGGATCCGCTCCGGCGCTCCTGGGCTGCTCACCATCTTCACTGGCGCCAGGGGTATCGGCAAGACGGTCATGCTGGGCGAGGCGGAGGACGCCGCACGTACTCGAGGCTGGGCCGTGGTGTCAGAGACCGCTACGCGAGGATTCCTGGGCAGGATCGGCGAGTCCATGCGCACCATCGCCGAGGAACTCGGAGACGGCCCTGCCGGTCGAAGGGTTACCGGGCTCAGCGCCGCCGGGTTCTCCAGCACCACTGCGTTGCCTCCGCAGCAGCAGGCTGGCTGGCGCCAGGTGGGCGAACAGCTCCTGCGCCTGCTGGATGCACAGGCGACGGGCCTGGTGATCACGCTGGATGAGATCCACGGTGCCGATCGGGACGAGCTGGCCCAACTCGCAGCCTCAGTGCAGCACTTCATCCGTGGCGGATTGCCGATCGCCCTCGTCTTCGCAGGACTTCCCGCCGCCGTGTCCGACCTGCTCAATGAAGGCGTGGCGACCTTCTTGCGACGTGCTGACCGTATCGACCTGCACTCCGCAGCCGTCGACGAGGTCGAGGCCTCGTACGCGGAGACATTCGCAGCCCTCAGACATCGGCTGGACCCCGCGCTCGTGCGGACCGCCGCGGTGTCAACTGGCGGCTACCCGTTCCTGATCCAGCTGGTCGGCTACCACCTCTGGCAGCTGGCTGAAGCCACCGAAGGCCCGCTCACGGCCGAGGACGTCGATCTCGCCCTGACCACCGCTCACCGCCGCAATACCCGTGTCGTCATCGACGCTGCGTTGTCTACGGTGTCGCCCAAGGATCTCGACTTCCTACGCGCCATGTCAGTGGACGACACAGCCTCGACGACAGCAGACATCGGCCGGCGGCTCGGCGACCAGAAGAACACCGTAGGTAATTACCGTGCCCGGCTCATCGATGCCGGCCTCATCCAGCCGGCCGGACGAGGCCGCATCGACTTCGCGCTGCCCGGCCTGCGCGAGCACCTCCGTCAAACGTGA
- a CDS encoding rhomboid family intramembrane serine protease translates to MTNADIGRNRDNFCYRHPDRQSFVLCQRCLRTICPECQIQAPVGVICPECLRDQQRAASPTQRKAERRWGRRSGGAAVAPIGGRAVATYWIIGITAGVYLLQLLLGTPVTALLLFNSAYLEPALGVVEPWRALTTLLVHASWLHIGLNMLALWMIGRVLEPLLGHTRFVVLYLLAGLGGSVAVTLLAPFTSVIGASGAIFGLFGALLVIGRHIGANITSIAIIIGINFAFPFVMGLLSGSMAAIQISWQAHLGGLIAGAAVGFIYARTRAVRQRNLQIGLLIGLGAVLTVLMFVPAMITG, encoded by the coding sequence ATGACCAACGCCGACATCGGTCGCAATCGCGACAACTTCTGCTACCGGCATCCCGACCGCCAGAGCTTCGTGCTCTGCCAGCGGTGCCTGCGCACCATCTGTCCGGAATGCCAGATCCAGGCGCCGGTGGGGGTCATCTGCCCCGAGTGCCTGCGCGACCAGCAACGGGCCGCCTCGCCGACCCAGCGCAAGGCAGAACGGCGCTGGGGCCGGCGCTCCGGCGGTGCCGCGGTCGCGCCCATCGGCGGCCGTGCGGTGGCGACGTACTGGATCATCGGGATCACCGCCGGCGTGTATCTGTTGCAGCTGCTGCTGGGCACGCCGGTCACTGCACTGCTGCTGTTCAACAGCGCCTACCTCGAACCCGCGCTCGGCGTGGTCGAACCGTGGCGGGCGCTGACGACGCTGCTCGTGCATGCGAGCTGGCTGCACATCGGGTTGAACATGCTCGCGCTGTGGATGATCGGGCGCGTGCTCGAGCCGCTGCTGGGACACACCCGCTTCGTCGTGCTGTACCTGCTGGCGGGGCTCGGCGGATCGGTGGCCGTCACCCTGCTGGCACCGTTCACGTCGGTGATCGGCGCATCGGGTGCGATCTTCGGCCTGTTCGGCGCACTGCTGGTGATCGGCCGGCACATCGGCGCGAACATCACGAGCATCGCGATCATCATCGGGATCAACTTCGCATTCCCGTTCGTGATGGGTCTGCTGTCGGGCTCGATGGCGGCGATCCAGATCTCATGGCAGGCCCACCTCGGGGGCCTGATCGCCGGTGCGGCCGTAGGTTTCATCTACGCACGCACGCGCGCGGTGCGCCAGCGCAACCTTCAGATCGGCCTGCTGATCGGCCTCGGCGCGGTGCTGACCGTGCTGATGTTCGTCCCGGCGATGATCACCGGCTGA
- a CDS encoding TIGR00730 family Rossman fold protein: MNICVFLSAAELDARYTDAARELGRLIAAGGHTLVWGASEVGLMKVLADAVDAAGGRMIGISVDFLASQARTLHAPDEMEIAANLAERKAAMLGRSDAVVIMVGGTGTLDEATEVLELRKHSLYTGPVVVLNTDGFYDGLQAQFTRMDAEGFLPVPLAQLCSFVDQPAQVLATIELSAAASSAVSNSAAASISDGTSRNSDPTPSD, translated from the coding sequence GTGAACATCTGTGTGTTTCTCTCGGCCGCCGAACTCGATGCCCGCTACACGGATGCCGCCCGAGAGCTCGGGCGGCTGATCGCCGCGGGAGGGCACACCCTGGTGTGGGGCGCGAGCGAGGTCGGGCTGATGAAGGTCCTGGCCGACGCGGTCGACGCGGCCGGCGGGCGGATGATCGGCATCTCGGTCGACTTTCTGGCCTCCCAGGCCCGCACGCTGCACGCGCCCGACGAGATGGAGATCGCCGCGAACCTCGCCGAGCGCAAGGCGGCGATGCTCGGCCGCAGCGATGCGGTCGTCATCATGGTCGGCGGCACCGGCACCCTCGACGAGGCGACCGAAGTGCTCGAGCTGCGCAAGCACTCTCTGTACACAGGTCCGGTCGTGGTGTTGAACACCGACGGCTTCTACGACGGGCTGCAGGCACAGTTCACCCGCATGGATGCCGAGGGCTTCTTGCCGGTCCCCCTGGCGCAGCTGTGCAGCTTCGTCGACCAGCCCGCGCAGGTGCTGGCGACCATCGAGCTCAGCGCCGCCGCGAGCAGCGCCGTCTCGAACAGCGCCGCCGCGAGCATCTCGGACGGCACGAGCCGGAACAGCGATCCGACGCCGAGTGACTGA
- a CDS encoding DNA helicase yields MGLSRKRKKELRTLQDQATKVWESQQVLVGEAAAVAREAGRQLGNYNREHVAPTVQAHYQKYAAPYVDKGMKQAQRVFNDTLVPAAGTVVGSALSVWDAAADTRAKLAAGRGVPVDLNALAKSSKKNSKKATRAFAAQLAAAKPAPQKSGMSAGGVIAILFGVAAAVGVLYAAWQTLRADDELWVADDPLRAPEA; encoded by the coding sequence GTGGGTCTCAGCCGCAAGCGCAAGAAAGAACTCCGCACGTTGCAGGATCAGGCCACCAAGGTCTGGGAATCGCAGCAAGTGCTGGTCGGTGAGGCTGCCGCCGTCGCCCGCGAGGCCGGCCGGCAGCTCGGCAACTACAACCGCGAGCACGTCGCGCCCACGGTGCAGGCGCATTACCAGAAGTACGCCGCGCCATACGTCGACAAGGGCATGAAGCAGGCTCAGCGCGTGTTCAACGACACGCTGGTGCCGGCCGCCGGCACCGTCGTGGGCTCGGCGCTGTCGGTGTGGGATGCCGCAGCCGACACGCGTGCGAAGCTGGCCGCCGGTCGCGGGGTGCCCGTCGACCTGAACGCACTGGCCAAGAGCTCGAAGAAGAACAGCAAGAAGGCCACCCGCGCGTTCGCCGCTCAGCTGGCGGCGGCCAAGCCCGCGCCGCAGAAGTCCGGCATGAGCGCTGGCGGGGTCATCGCGATCCTGTTCGGTGTCGCCGCCGCCGTCGGTGTGCTGTACGCCGCATGGCAGACGCTGCGCGCCGACGACGAGCTGTGGGTTGCCGACGACCCACTGCGCGCCCCCGAGGCGTGA
- a CDS encoding Xaa-Pro peptidase family protein, whose amino-acid sequence MTFSSDVYAARLDRAHHLTVEAGIDALIVGPGPDLAYLTGVEGDTIERLTALVIGHDARPRVIVPRMELAKVRDTAVGALDLEIDDWVDGEDPYDLIARAVSAAVTRVAVSDALPALHMVPIQNRLDVRLELATPVLREGRMVKDAAEIAELRRAGAAIDAVHRRVPGWLRAGRTEREVAADIAAAIVEEGHRTVEFVIVGSGPNGADPHHEVSDRIIVDGDIVVVDIGGAVPAGYNSDSTRTYAVGTPDAEAARRIDVLVRAQQAAVDAVRPGVTAEQVDAAARTALAAEGLADAFIHRTGHGIGLSVHEEPYIAPGNALVLREGMAFSIEPGIYFPGQWGARIEDIVIVTADGCERLNISPHGLTRV is encoded by the coding sequence GTGACCTTCTCTTCCGATGTCTATGCGGCTCGCCTTGACCGCGCACACCACCTGACCGTCGAAGCGGGCATCGACGCCCTCATCGTGGGCCCCGGTCCCGACCTCGCCTACCTCACCGGGGTCGAAGGCGACACGATCGAGCGACTGACCGCGCTCGTGATCGGTCATGACGCTCGCCCGCGTGTGATCGTCCCGCGGATGGAGCTCGCCAAGGTGCGCGACACCGCCGTCGGGGCGCTCGATCTCGAGATCGACGACTGGGTCGACGGCGAAGACCCGTATGACCTGATCGCCCGCGCGGTCTCAGCGGCCGTCACCCGCGTCGCCGTGTCGGACGCGCTGCCCGCACTGCACATGGTCCCGATCCAGAACCGCCTGGACGTGCGGCTCGAGCTGGCCACACCGGTGCTGCGCGAGGGCCGCATGGTCAAGGATGCCGCCGAGATCGCCGAACTGCGACGCGCGGGCGCAGCGATCGACGCCGTGCACCGCCGCGTGCCGGGGTGGCTGCGAGCGGGACGCACCGAGCGCGAAGTGGCCGCCGACATCGCCGCGGCCATCGTCGAAGAGGGTCACCGCACCGTGGAGTTCGTCATCGTCGGGTCGGGCCCGAATGGCGCCGACCCGCACCACGAGGTATCGGACCGCATCATCGTGGACGGCGACATCGTCGTGGTCGACATCGGCGGCGCGGTGCCCGCGGGCTACAACTCCGACAGCACCCGCACGTACGCGGTCGGCACGCCCGATGCTGAGGCCGCGCGGCGCATCGACGTGCTGGTGCGCGCCCAGCAGGCGGCCGTCGACGCTGTGCGTCCGGGCGTGACGGCGGAACAGGTGGATGCCGCGGCCCGCACTGCGCTTGCGGCCGAAGGCCTGGCCGACGCGTTCATCCACCGCACCGGGCACGGCATCGGCCTGTCCGTGCACGAAGAGCCCTACATCGCGCCCGGCAATGCTCTCGTACTGCGCGAAGGCATGGCGTTCAGCATCGAACCCGGCATCTACTTCCCCGGCCAGTGGGGCGCGCGCATCGAAGACATCGTCATCGTCACCGCCGACGGCTGCGAGCGGCTGAACATCTCGCCGCACGGTCTGACCCGGGTGTGA
- a CDS encoding DJ-1/PfpI family protein: MSEEPRRISVVLFDGFELLDVFGPVELFSLVGDRMAVEFIGPEPGPVVSSQGVQVVATDSYEVATAPDILLVPGGQGTRRLVSDQAFLSWLRAWAEPASLVTSVCTGSAVLAAAGLLDGYRATSNKAAFDWVRRRNDKVEWVAHARWVQDRDRWTSSGIAAGMDMAAALLTHLFGSAVTHEVTTRAEVEIHEDPAWDPFAEIHGLA, from the coding sequence ATGAGCGAGGAGCCACGTCGTATCTCCGTTGTGCTGTTCGACGGGTTCGAGTTGCTGGACGTGTTCGGTCCGGTGGAGCTGTTCAGCCTTGTCGGCGACCGCATGGCGGTCGAGTTCATCGGGCCAGAGCCGGGACCGGTCGTCAGCAGCCAGGGAGTTCAGGTGGTTGCGACCGACAGCTACGAGGTTGCCACGGCCCCCGACATCCTACTCGTGCCCGGAGGCCAAGGCACCCGTCGACTCGTGAGCGACCAGGCGTTCTTGTCCTGGCTGAGAGCCTGGGCGGAGCCGGCTTCGCTTGTGACCTCGGTATGCACGGGATCCGCGGTCCTCGCCGCCGCCGGGTTGCTCGACGGCTACAGAGCGACCTCGAACAAGGCCGCCTTCGACTGGGTACGCCGCCGAAACGACAAGGTCGAGTGGGTCGCCCACGCACGATGGGTGCAGGACCGCGACCGATGGACCTCATCGGGTATCGCGGCTGGCATGGACATGGCCGCCGCACTGCTCACACACCTGTTCGGCAGCGCCGTTACGCATGAGGTCACTACGCGTGCCGAGGTCGAGATACACGAAGACCCGGCGTGGGATCCGTTCGCCGAGATTCACGGACTCGCTTGA
- a CDS encoding class E sortase, which produces MRRRPGVVGVLGEILVTAGVLILLFVAWQLWIGDWIGAAQKNAAGHSLSAQWAHEREQAPASTPGASPSPGTVTSTPGGTAAAPSMPQPHDGKVFGVMFVPRFGADYAVPMAGGVSRARTLDPIGIGHYPGSPMPGAVGNVALAAHRTTFGKPFNQIAKLRIGDPIVIETEQGWYTYRFRNLEYVKPDALDVLLPVPQQVGVKADGRYLTMTSCSPMWYKSERIVAYSVFESFTPAADGRPAALTGGT; this is translated from the coding sequence GTGAGGCGTCGCCCCGGCGTGGTCGGCGTCCTGGGCGAGATCCTGGTCACCGCCGGCGTGCTGATCCTGCTGTTCGTCGCCTGGCAGCTGTGGATCGGCGACTGGATCGGCGCCGCCCAGAAGAACGCCGCCGGCCACAGCCTGAGCGCACAGTGGGCGCACGAGCGCGAGCAGGCTCCGGCATCCACCCCCGGCGCTTCGCCCAGCCCCGGCACTGTCACATCGACGCCCGGCGGCACGGCCGCTGCCCCGTCGATGCCGCAGCCGCACGACGGGAAGGTGTTCGGTGTGATGTTCGTTCCCCGCTTCGGGGCGGACTACGCGGTGCCGATGGCCGGCGGGGTGTCGCGTGCGCGCACTCTCGACCCGATCGGCATCGGCCACTACCCGGGCAGCCCGATGCCGGGAGCGGTCGGCAACGTGGCCCTCGCCGCGCACCGCACCACCTTCGGCAAGCCGTTCAACCAGATCGCGAAGCTGCGCATCGGCGATCCCATCGTGATCGAGACCGAGCAGGGCTGGTACACGTACCGGTTCCGCAACCTCGAGTACGTCAAACCCGATGCGCTCGACGTGCTGCTGCCGGTGCCGCAGCAGGTCGGCGTGAAGGCCGACGGACGATACCTGACCATGACCAGCTGCAGCCCCATGTGGTACAAGTCCGAGCGGATCGTCGCCTACAGTGTGTTCGAGTCGTTCACTCCGGCCGCCGACGGCCGCCCGGCGGCACTGACAGGGGGCACGTGA
- a CDS encoding peptidylprolyl isomerase, with the protein MPEATAVATLHTNHGDIVVNLFGDHAPRTVQNFVGLADGTGSWTDPGTGKPGEGPLYKDIIFHRIIPGFMIQGGDPLGQGIGGPGYTFNDEIHPELTFGAPYLLAMANAGLRRNAITGAAEGTNGSQFFITTDPTPWLNGKHTIFGEVADDASRAVVDAISAVPTGAQDRPVEPVVISSIDVVAS; encoded by the coding sequence ATGCCAGAAGCAACCGCTGTCGCCACACTTCACACCAACCACGGCGACATCGTCGTCAACCTCTTCGGAGACCACGCGCCCCGCACCGTGCAGAACTTCGTCGGCCTGGCCGACGGCACGGGCAGCTGGACCGACCCGGGCACCGGCAAGCCGGGTGAGGGACCGCTGTACAAGGACATCATCTTCCACCGCATCATCCCCGGCTTCATGATCCAGGGCGGCGACCCGCTCGGTCAGGGCATCGGAGGCCCCGGCTACACGTTCAACGACGAGATCCACCCCGAGCTGACCTTCGGCGCGCCCTACCTGCTGGCCATGGCCAACGCGGGCCTGCGCCGCAATGCGATCACGGGCGCCGCCGAGGGCACGAACGGGTCGCAGTTCTTCATCACGACCGACCCCACGCCGTGGCTCAACGGCAAGCACACGATCTTCGGCGAGGTCGCGGATGACGCGTCCCGGGCGGTCGTCGACGCGATCAGCGCCGTGCCCACCGGTGCTCAGGACCGTCCGGTCGAACCGGTCGTCATCTCGTCGATCGACGTCGTCGCGTCCTGA
- the pknB gene encoding Stk1 family PASTA domain-containing Ser/Thr kinase → MSAESRVLSGRYRVDEPIGHGGMASVFRGYDLTLGRPVAIKILNRELAADGAFRTRFRLEAQSASRMSSPAIVRVYDAGEDSETDAAGRVQPLPYIVMELVTGHLLKDIIAAGPVPIPDAVRYVDGILEALEYSHRAGVVHRDIKPGNVMVTEAGQVKVMDFGIARAVSDSSSTVAETTTILGTAAYFSPEQAKGEVVDARADLYSAGVVLYELLTGRQPFRGESPVAVAYQHVSEAPMPPSEVVETVPRALDAVVLRALAKDPYQRYSDAAAFREALDAVVDGKAPTRHDVDTLSNALYGPDPRQAAQTARSLRQLSTDTTMKRTQAGPPAAWIWAGVAVLAVLLISVLIWVLTMRPGSIVPDNSRIVPTLTGQTFEAAQKVLNDTDLYAKRIDQSDPTIAEGQVIKTDPAAGVSVERDSQVTVYVSTGPDLTAVPTLVGLTRAQAESALTDAELTLGRVDSKDDPDAPADKVLSTDPAGGQKIAKGTAVNLVVATGTVTVPNFIQPGYTLDQAQQELTALGLTPQVAEDATCTATDPATVHSQSAGPGEVPIRSDVTLVTCTGSADGATPPPADGGGSGGGSGQD, encoded by the coding sequence GTGTCTGCCGAGTCCCGCGTGCTGTCCGGGCGCTATCGCGTCGATGAGCCCATCGGGCACGGCGGCATGGCCTCGGTGTTCCGCGGGTACGACCTGACGCTGGGCCGTCCGGTCGCGATCAAGATCCTCAACCGAGAGCTGGCCGCCGACGGAGCATTCCGCACCCGGTTCCGGCTCGAGGCGCAATCGGCCTCGCGCATGTCGAGCCCCGCGATCGTCCGGGTGTACGACGCCGGCGAAGACAGTGAGACCGACGCCGCCGGCCGCGTGCAGCCCCTTCCCTACATCGTGATGGAACTGGTCACCGGCCACCTGCTCAAAGACATCATCGCCGCAGGCCCGGTGCCGATCCCCGACGCAGTCCGCTACGTCGACGGCATCCTCGAGGCACTCGAGTACTCCCACCGCGCCGGTGTCGTGCACCGCGACATCAAGCCCGGCAACGTCATGGTCACCGAGGCCGGCCAGGTCAAGGTGATGGACTTCGGCATCGCCCGCGCCGTGAGCGATTCATCCTCGACGGTCGCCGAGACCACGACGATCCTGGGCACCGCGGCGTACTTCTCACCCGAACAGGCCAAGGGCGAGGTGGTGGATGCCCGTGCCGATCTGTACTCGGCCGGGGTCGTGCTGTACGAGCTGCTGACCGGTCGGCAGCCGTTCCGCGGCGAGTCGCCGGTCGCCGTCGCATATCAGCACGTCAGCGAAGCACCGATGCCGCCGTCCGAGGTGGTCGAGACCGTGCCGCGCGCGCTGGACGCGGTCGTGCTGCGTGCACTGGCGAAAGATCCCTATCAGCGGTATTCGGATGCCGCAGCCTTCCGCGAGGCGCTGGACGCGGTGGTCGACGGCAAGGCGCCCACGCGGCACGACGTCGACACCCTGTCGAACGCGCTGTACGGGCCCGATCCGCGGCAGGCCGCGCAGACGGCCCGGTCACTGCGGCAGCTGAGCACAGACACGACGATGAAGCGCACCCAGGCCGGGCCGCCGGCAGCGTGGATCTGGGCCGGGGTGGCAGTGCTGGCCGTGCTGCTGATCTCGGTGCTGATCTGGGTGCTCACGATGCGCCCGGGCTCGATCGTGCCCGACAACTCCCGTATCGTGCCCACCCTCACCGGGCAGACCTTCGAGGCCGCGCAGAAAGTCCTCAACGACACCGACCTCTATGCCAAGCGCATCGACCAATCCGATCCGACGATCGCCGAAGGCCAGGTCATCAAGACGGATCCGGCCGCCGGGGTCTCGGTCGAGCGCGATTCGCAGGTCACCGTGTACGTGTCGACCGGACCCGACCTCACCGCTGTGCCGACGCTGGTCGGCCTCACCCGCGCGCAGGCCGAGAGCGCTCTGACCGACGCCGAGCTCACCCTCGGGCGCGTCGACAGCAAGGACGATCCGGATGCCCCCGCCGACAAGGTGCTCTCCACAGACCCCGCGGGGGGCCAGAAGATCGCCAAGGGCACCGCGGTGAACCTCGTCGTGGCCACTGGCACCGTCACCGTGCCGAACTTCATCCAACCCGGCTACACGCTCGATCAGGCCCAGCAGGAGCTCACGGCGCTCGGACTGACGCCCCAGGTCGCCGAGGATGCCACCTGCACGGCCACCGACCCGGCGACCGTGCACTCGCAATCAGCGGGTCCCGGCGAAGTGCCGATCCGCTCCGATGTCACGCTGGTGACGTGCACCGGCTCCGCCGATGGGGCCACACCTCCCCCCGCCGACGGTGGCGGCAGCGGTGGCGGCAGCGGTCAGGACTGA
- a CDS encoding NUDIX hydrolase, with product MDLRVAAYAVIVDEDRILLSHWIQGRRPAWTMPGGGLEDGEDPVDAVRREIREETGYRAKIGELLGIHSRVIPAGRRVTDGATEPLHTLRIVYRANVVGGKLRNEVNGSTDRASWFDLSGVRSLQRVKLVDIALKMGGISY from the coding sequence GTGGACCTGCGCGTCGCCGCCTATGCGGTCATCGTCGATGAGGACCGCATTCTGCTCTCGCACTGGATCCAGGGACGGCGCCCCGCCTGGACGATGCCGGGCGGCGGCCTCGAAGACGGCGAGGACCCGGTGGATGCGGTCCGTCGGGAGATCCGCGAAGAAACGGGCTACAGGGCCAAGATCGGCGAGCTGCTCGGCATCCATTCGCGTGTGATTCCGGCCGGACGGCGGGTCACCGACGGGGCGACCGAGCCGCTGCACACGCTGCGCATCGTCTATCGTGCGAACGTCGTGGGCGGCAAGCTGCGCAACGAGGTGAACGGGTCGACCGATCGCGCGAGCTGGTTCGACCTGTCGGGCGTCAGGTCGCTGCAGCGGGTGAAGCTCGTCGACATCGCCCTGAAGATGGGCGGCATCTCGTACTGA
- a CDS encoding DUF6186 family protein produces MIVISAGAFLACAAALAVAGWLVGRRYAEASVTAMFDRLMSERAIRLAVIVVWWWLGWHFLAGKTL; encoded by the coding sequence ATGATCGTCATCAGTGCCGGGGCGTTCCTGGCGTGCGCCGCGGCCCTCGCGGTCGCCGGCTGGCTGGTCGGGCGGCGCTATGCCGAGGCATCCGTCACCGCGATGTTCGACCGATTGATGTCAGAGCGCGCGATCCGGCTCGCGGTGATCGTGGTGTGGTGGTGGCTGGGCTGGCACTTCTTGGCCGGCAAGACCCTCTGA
- a CDS encoding anthranilate synthase component II, producing the protein MTRVLVVDNHDSFVHILVDYLGELGARTAFIEADQIDPSDAGAAFSGVDAVLISPGPGTPAHAGASIPVVRAAHRLGMPLLGVCLGHQAIAEAFGGVVSTAPELMHGMVSMVTHDGTGLFDGMPQPFAAGRYHSLAVTAVPEDLVVTARADTGVVMGLRHRSAPIVGVQFHPESVLTEHGHRLLANWLRSVGSSVTASDEILGEPSGQS; encoded by the coding sequence GTGACTCGCGTCCTGGTCGTGGACAACCACGACAGCTTCGTGCACATCCTCGTCGACTACCTCGGCGAGCTCGGCGCGCGCACCGCCTTCATCGAGGCCGATCAGATCGACCCGTCCGACGCCGGTGCAGCCTTCTCGGGCGTGGACGCCGTGCTGATCTCACCCGGGCCGGGAACCCCCGCGCACGCCGGGGCATCCATTCCCGTCGTGCGTGCAGCGCACAGGCTCGGGATGCCGCTGCTCGGCGTCTGCCTGGGGCACCAGGCGATCGCCGAGGCGTTCGGCGGGGTCGTGTCGACCGCGCCCGAGCTCATGCACGGAATGGTCTCGATGGTCACCCACGACGGCACCGGACTGTTCGACGGGATGCCGCAGCCCTTCGCCGCCGGCAGGTATCACTCGCTCGCGGTGACCGCTGTGCCCGAAGATCTCGTCGTGACCGCTCGGGCCGACACCGGAGTGGTGATGGGGCTGCGGCACCGCTCGGCGCCGATCGTCGGCGTGCAGTTCCATCCGGAGAGCGTGCTGACCGAGCATGGTCACCGGCTGCTGGCGAACTGGCTGCGCTCGGTGGGCAGCTCGGTCACTGCGTCAGATGAGATTCTGGGAGAGCCCAGCGGTCAGTCCTGA